From the Pseudomonas baltica genome, one window contains:
- a CDS encoding LLM class flavin-dependent oxidoreductase, with protein sequence MTTATRQLKLGAFLMATGHHVAAWRHREVPANAGLDFKHYKHLAQVAEAAKFDALFIADSIAAATGDIASHMARSDYFEPLTLLSALSAVTDRIGLIATATTTYNEPYHVARKFASLDHLSSGRAGWNLVTSDAAAEALNFGRDSHVGHAERYARAREFHQVVTGLWDSWEDDAFIRDKASGQYYDPAKLHVLDHHGEHFKVRGPLNVARAPQGRPVVVQAGSSPVGLELAAETAEVVFTAQTSLAAAQAFYLDLKSRMTRFGRDPDALKIMPGAFVVVGDSTAQAVEKFEQFQDLVEPEVGVALLGRMLGNFDLSAYPLDQPLPDLPLTDSGQQSRQQLLIQLSRDENLSLAQLGRKIAGGRGHYSLIGTASDIADQMQAWFEGRGADGFNILVPHLPGGLEDVAHHVIPELQRRGLFRHDYTGTTLRDHLGLARPSFTAHR encoded by the coding sequence ATGACCACCGCAACACGACAACTCAAGCTCGGCGCCTTCCTGATGGCCACCGGGCACCACGTCGCGGCCTGGCGGCACCGCGAGGTCCCGGCCAACGCCGGCCTGGACTTCAAGCACTACAAGCACCTGGCGCAAGTCGCCGAGGCGGCGAAGTTCGACGCGCTCTTCATCGCCGACAGCATCGCTGCCGCGACCGGCGACATCGCCAGCCACATGGCCCGCTCTGACTACTTCGAGCCCCTGACCCTGCTCTCGGCGCTGAGCGCCGTCACCGACCGCATCGGCCTGATCGCCACCGCGACCACCACCTACAACGAGCCCTACCACGTGGCGCGCAAGTTCGCGTCCCTGGACCACCTCTCCAGCGGCCGCGCAGGCTGGAACCTGGTAACTTCGGATGCCGCCGCCGAGGCCCTCAACTTCGGCCGCGACAGTCATGTCGGGCACGCCGAGCGCTACGCCAGGGCGCGGGAGTTTCATCAGGTGGTCACCGGCCTGTGGGACAGCTGGGAAGACGACGCTTTTATCCGCGACAAAGCCAGCGGCCAGTATTACGACCCGGCCAAGCTGCACGTGCTGGACCACCACGGCGAGCACTTCAAGGTCAGAGGTCCGCTCAACGTCGCCCGCGCGCCTCAAGGTCGGCCCGTCGTCGTGCAAGCCGGCTCTTCGCCCGTCGGCCTGGAACTGGCGGCCGAAACGGCCGAAGTGGTGTTCACCGCGCAAACGTCACTGGCGGCGGCGCAGGCGTTCTATCTCGATCTCAAAAGCCGCATGACGCGCTTCGGGCGTGATCCGGACGCGTTGAAAATCATGCCCGGCGCGTTCGTCGTCGTCGGCGACAGCACCGCCCAGGCGGTGGAAAAATTCGAGCAGTTCCAGGACCTCGTCGAACCCGAAGTCGGCGTCGCACTGCTTGGGCGCATGCTCGGCAACTTCGATCTGTCCGCCTACCCGCTGGACCAACCGCTGCCCGATTTACCCCTCACCGACAGTGGCCAGCAAAGCCGCCAACAACTGCTGATCCAGCTGTCCCGTGATGAAAATCTCAGCCTCGCGCAACTGGGCCGCAAGATCGCCGGCGGCCGCGGTCACTACAGCCTGATCGGCACCGCCAGCGATATTGCCGACCAGATGCAGGCCTGGTTCGAAGGCCGCGGCGCGGATGGCTTCAATATTCTGGTACCGCACCTGCCCGGCGGCCTTGAGGATGTCGCGCACCACGTCATTCCTGAACTGCAGCGTCGCGGATTGTTCCGCCATGACTACACTGGCACCACGCTGCGCGACCATCTTGGCCTCGCGCGCCCTTCTTTCACTGCCCACAGGTAA
- the mgrA gene encoding L-glyceraldehyde 3-phosphate reductase, whose protein sequence is MTYIAAENRYENMPYRAVGRSGLVLPALSLGLWHNFGDSTPIDTQRAMLRTAFDLGINHFDLANNYGPPYGSAETNFGRLLQEDFSQYRDELIISTKAGWDMWPGPYGQGGGSRKYVLASLDQSLKRLGLDYVDIFYSHRFDPLTPLEETASALATAVQQGKALYIGISSYSGSKTREIAALLREWKIPLLIHQPAYNLLNRWVEKDLLEATADLGAGVIAFTALAQGLLTDKYLNGTPSDARVNRPGGGSLQASHLSDANLAHVRALNDIAQRRGQSLAQMALSWTLRDPRVTSALIGASRPEQIIENVAALNNLSFSAEELAEIDRFAVEGGINLWEKPSSAE, encoded by the coding sequence ATGACCTATATCGCTGCCGAAAATCGCTACGAGAATATGCCCTACCGCGCCGTCGGCCGCAGCGGCCTTGTCCTGCCCGCGCTGTCGCTCGGCCTGTGGCATAACTTCGGCGACAGCACTCCCATCGACACTCAGCGTGCCATGCTGCGCACCGCCTTCGACCTGGGCATCAACCACTTCGACCTCGCCAACAATTACGGCCCACCCTACGGCAGCGCCGAAACCAACTTCGGCCGCCTGCTGCAAGAAGACTTCAGCCAGTACCGCGACGAACTGATCATCTCCACCAAGGCCGGCTGGGACATGTGGCCCGGCCCCTATGGCCAGGGCGGCGGCTCGCGCAAATACGTGCTGGCGAGCCTCGATCAAAGCCTCAAGCGCCTGGGCCTCGATTACGTCGACATCTTCTATTCGCACCGCTTCGACCCGCTTACCCCGCTGGAAGAAACCGCCAGCGCCCTGGCCACTGCCGTGCAGCAGGGCAAGGCGCTGTACATCGGTATTTCCTCGTACTCCGGCAGCAAGACCCGCGAAATCGCTGCGCTGCTGCGCGAGTGGAAAATTCCGTTGCTGATTCACCAGCCGGCCTACAACCTGCTCAACCGCTGGGTCGAAAAAGACCTGCTCGAAGCCACCGCAGACCTCGGCGCCGGGGTCATCGCCTTTACCGCCTTGGCGCAAGGCCTGCTGACCGACAAATACCTCAACGGCACGCCCAGCGACGCGCGGGTCAACCGCCCCGGCGGCGGTTCGCTGCAAGCCAGCCACCTGTCCGACGCCAATCTCGCTCACGTGCGCGCCCTCAACGACATCGCCCAACGTCGCGGCCAAAGCCTGGCGCAAATGGCCCTGTCCTGGACCCTGCGCGACCCACGGGTGACCTCGGCGCTGATCGGCGCCAGCCGCCCGGAGCAGATCATCGAAAACGTCGCGGCCCTGAACAACCTGAGCTTCAGCGCCGAAGAGCTGGCTGAAATCGATCGTTTCGCCGTCGAGGGCGGCATCAATCTGTGGGAAAAACCTTCCAGCGCTGAGTAA